From the genome of Neodiprion pinetum isolate iyNeoPine1 chromosome 3, iyNeoPine1.2, whole genome shotgun sequence, one region includes:
- the LOC124213946 gene encoding zinc finger protein 277 isoform X1 — protein MAERAMNTGNFSHMFGPLNFPTCNSSKCKSQFIELDDRPQDTRCLLCEETYLLPNNQQEMLTHIFTQHRLVIGDVEKIASLKSYIHYWRVKLSEAPLTQFCTSLLMDCTPDGKPSKNEPYFLLSDCVAEDKTVRFEIQQAKLEWVLAQQDKERADTSFKRGCMFCRTEFSGSRNSYLQHLSRKHNLQLGRPENLVFVDELLDMLQNNVEKLICFYCEGVFKDRNTLKEHMRKKLHKTLNPADKKYDKFYVINYLEPDRNSQQKQNCVDDSEDPTGFTSGSEDGENAWSDWDEESVNVVCLFCPYNNRDFANILSHMISKHQFNFEEVTKDCDFYQRVKIVNFVRRQIHIQKKCVFCDEAANDLGEHMSQLRHCKLPARRVWDQPEYYFPTYENDSFLYNLEVSGGDNQDSDTDNLSAEMSNLSIKL, from the exons ATGGCTGAACGAGCCATGAACACCG gaaatttctctcacatGTTTGGGCCGCTCAATTTTCCCACCTGCAATTCTTCGAAATGTAAATCGCAGTTTATTGAACTGGACGATAGACCTCAAGATACTAGATGCCTGCTGTGCGAAGAGACGTATTTGCTTCCTAACAATCAACAAGAAATGTTGACGCATATTTTCACACAGCATCGGCTTGTCATCGGGGATGTTGAGAAAATTGCGTCCCTCAAAAG CTACATTCATTACTGGAGAGTGAAACTAAGCGAAGCTCCATTGACACAATTCTGCACTTCCTTACTGATGGATTGCACCCCCGATGGAAAGCCAAGTAAAAACGAACCGTACTTCTTGCTATCTGACTGCGTTGCAGAGGACAAAACTGTACGATTCGAGATACAACAGGCCAAACTG GAATGGGTCCTGGCGCAGCAAGATAAGGAGAGAGCCGACACTAGCTTCAAGCGTGGCTGTATGTTCTGTCGAACCGAGTTCTCAGGCTCGCGTAACTCTTACTTACAGCATCTCTCCCGAAAGCATAATCTACAACTCGGAAGACCTGAGAATTTAGTTTTCGTCGACGAGTTATTGGACATGCTGCAAAATAACGTTGAGAA ACTGATATGTTTTTACTGCGAAGGTGTGTTCAAGGATCGTAATACACTGAAAGAACACATGCGGAAGAAACTTCATAAAACACTTAATCCAGCGGACAAAAAGTATGACAAATTTTATGTCATCAATTATCTGGAACCCGACAGAAATTCACAACAGAAGCAG AATTGTGTTGACGATTCTGAGGATCCAACTGGCTTCACCAGCGGCAGTGAAGATGGTGAAAATGCATGGTCTGATTGGGATGAAGAAAGCGTCAATGTAGTCTGTCTATTTTGTCCTTACAACAATCGCGACTTCGCTAACATCCTCAGTCACATGATCAGCAAGCatcaattcaattttgagGAAGTAACCAAAGACTGCGATTTTTATCAGAGg GTGAAGATAGTAAATTTTGTACGAAGACAAATTCACATACAAAAAAAGTGCGTATTTTGCGATGAGGCCGCAAATGATCTTGGTGAACACATGAGTCAATTACGCCATTGTAAACTACCTGCTCGTCGTGTTTGGGATCAGCCAGA ATACTATTTTCCAACGTATGAAAACGATTCCTTTCTGTATAATCTCGAAGTAAGTGGTGGCGACAACCAAGATTCTGATACGGATAACCTTTCTGCAGAAAT gAGCAACCTGTCAATAAAACTGTGA
- the LOC124213946 gene encoding zinc finger protein 277 isoform X2: MAERAMNTGNFSHMFGPLNFPTCNSSKCKSQFIELDDRPQDTRCLLCEETYLLPNNQQEMLTHIFTQHRLVIGDVEKIASLKSYIHYWRVKLSEAPLTQFCTSLLMDCTPDGKPSKNEPYFLLSDCVAEDKTVRFEIQQAKLEWVLAQQDKERADTSFKRGCMFCRTEFSGSRNSYLQHLSRKHNLQLGRPENLVFVDELLDMLQNNVEKLICFYCEGVFKDRNTLKEHMRKKLHKTLNPADKKYDKFYVINYLEPDRNSQQKQNCVDDSEDPTGFTSGSEDGENAWSDWDEESVNVVCLFCPYNNRDFANILSHMISKHQFNFEEVTKDCDFYQRVKIVNFVRRQIHIQKKCVFCDEAANDLGEHMSQLRHCKLPARRVWDQPEYYFPTYENDSFLYNLEVSGGDNQDSDTDNLSAEM; this comes from the exons ATGGCTGAACGAGCCATGAACACCG gaaatttctctcacatGTTTGGGCCGCTCAATTTTCCCACCTGCAATTCTTCGAAATGTAAATCGCAGTTTATTGAACTGGACGATAGACCTCAAGATACTAGATGCCTGCTGTGCGAAGAGACGTATTTGCTTCCTAACAATCAACAAGAAATGTTGACGCATATTTTCACACAGCATCGGCTTGTCATCGGGGATGTTGAGAAAATTGCGTCCCTCAAAAG CTACATTCATTACTGGAGAGTGAAACTAAGCGAAGCTCCATTGACACAATTCTGCACTTCCTTACTGATGGATTGCACCCCCGATGGAAAGCCAAGTAAAAACGAACCGTACTTCTTGCTATCTGACTGCGTTGCAGAGGACAAAACTGTACGATTCGAGATACAACAGGCCAAACTG GAATGGGTCCTGGCGCAGCAAGATAAGGAGAGAGCCGACACTAGCTTCAAGCGTGGCTGTATGTTCTGTCGAACCGAGTTCTCAGGCTCGCGTAACTCTTACTTACAGCATCTCTCCCGAAAGCATAATCTACAACTCGGAAGACCTGAGAATTTAGTTTTCGTCGACGAGTTATTGGACATGCTGCAAAATAACGTTGAGAA ACTGATATGTTTTTACTGCGAAGGTGTGTTCAAGGATCGTAATACACTGAAAGAACACATGCGGAAGAAACTTCATAAAACACTTAATCCAGCGGACAAAAAGTATGACAAATTTTATGTCATCAATTATCTGGAACCCGACAGAAATTCACAACAGAAGCAG AATTGTGTTGACGATTCTGAGGATCCAACTGGCTTCACCAGCGGCAGTGAAGATGGTGAAAATGCATGGTCTGATTGGGATGAAGAAAGCGTCAATGTAGTCTGTCTATTTTGTCCTTACAACAATCGCGACTTCGCTAACATCCTCAGTCACATGATCAGCAAGCatcaattcaattttgagGAAGTAACCAAAGACTGCGATTTTTATCAGAGg GTGAAGATAGTAAATTTTGTACGAAGACAAATTCACATACAAAAAAAGTGCGTATTTTGCGATGAGGCCGCAAATGATCTTGGTGAACACATGAGTCAATTACGCCATTGTAAACTACCTGCTCGTCGTGTTTGGGATCAGCCAGA ATACTATTTTCCAACGTATGAAAACGATTCCTTTCTGTATAATCTCGAAGTAAGTGGTGGCGACAACCAAGATTCTGATACGGATAACCTTTCTGCAGAAATGTA a
- the LOC124213947 gene encoding uncharacterized protein isoform X1 — MLDVNRTLVYSGTLMQASRRTSSAHQKRLKQIGTGLVHLAWRQKYVIIATILFLIGLYVIVSKTSVTEPLPSYADDFFIATIGQQVEKSNYNNKSISMFDPGLLEEMRKKWIVNRYNASLPYNLDNPEVIDPSMGQAAKINEVFKNMTNGFFIECGAYDGETRSNTLFFERYLNWTGILIEADPINYHKLQQKNRKAYLSNTCLSTKKYPMLGTFLMADNIGRLHTELGTDEEGLENTPDVAHHGEHIKIQCLPLASYVAALDFKRVDYFSLDIEGQELEVLETIPFDKIDIKTLSVEYIHGDNSLELMSSMMAKRGYDVIGLVTHKNNLANDLIFAKKGFKESLH; from the exons ATGCTTGACGTGAACCGTACTTTGGTATACTCTGGTACCCTTATGCAAGCTTCACGTCGCACCAGCAGCGCTCACCAAAAG CGCTTAAAGCAAATTGGAACTGGTCTTGTACATCTAGCTTGGCGCCAAAAATACGTCATTATTGCAACCATTCTGTTTCTCATCGGTCTCTACGTCATTGTGTCGAAAACTTCGGTCACAGAACCGTTACCCAGTTATGCGGATGACTTCTTCATCGCGACTATTGGCCAGCAAG TCGAAAAAAGCAACTACAACAACAAGAGCATTTCCATGTTTGATCCTGGACTTTTAGAGGAGATGCGGAAAAAGTGGATAGTAAATAGATACAACGCATCGTTGCCTTACAATCTCGATAACCCAGAAGTGATCGACCCATCGATGGGACAAGCAGCGAAAATCAATgaagttttcaaaaacatG ACAAATGGGTTTTTTATAGAATGCGGTGCTTACGACGGTGAGACCAGAAGCAACACTTTGTTCTTCGAAAGATACTTGAACTGGACTGGTATTCTCATCGAGGCTGATCCCATCAACTACCATAAACTGCAGCAGAAAAATAGAAAGGCATACTTATCCAACACTTGTCTTAGTACTAAAAAATATCCTATGCTG GGAACTTTTCTGATGGCTGATAACATCGGTCGGTTACATACGGAACTCGGTACTGATGAAGAAGGCTTGGAAAACACTCCAGACGTGGCCCATCACGGCGAGCATATCAAAATACAGTGCTTACCATTGGCATCTTACGTCGCAGCGCTCGACTTCAAACGAGTAGATTACTTCAGTTTGGATATCGAGGGACAAGAGTTAGAAGTTCTGGAAACGATTCCTTTTGACAAGATAGATATAAAG ACCCTTTCCGTCGAATACATTCACGGCGACAATAGTCTTGAGCTTATGTCGTCAATGATGGCAAAACGAGGGTACGATGTTATCGGCTTGGTAACGCACAAGAACAATCTTGCAAATGATTTAATATTTGCAAAAAAGGGGTTTAAAGAGTCGTTGCACTGA
- the LOC124213947 gene encoding uncharacterized protein isoform X2, which translates to MERLKQIGTGLVHLAWRQKYVIIATILFLIGLYVIVSKTSVTEPLPSYADDFFIATIGQQVEKSNYNNKSISMFDPGLLEEMRKKWIVNRYNASLPYNLDNPEVIDPSMGQAAKINEVFKNMTNGFFIECGAYDGETRSNTLFFERYLNWTGILIEADPINYHKLQQKNRKAYLSNTCLSTKKYPMLGTFLMADNIGRLHTELGTDEEGLENTPDVAHHGEHIKIQCLPLASYVAALDFKRVDYFSLDIEGQELEVLETIPFDKIDIKTLSVEYIHGDNSLELMSSMMAKRGYDVIGLVTHKNNLANDLIFAKKGFKESLH; encoded by the exons ATGGAG CGCTTAAAGCAAATTGGAACTGGTCTTGTACATCTAGCTTGGCGCCAAAAATACGTCATTATTGCAACCATTCTGTTTCTCATCGGTCTCTACGTCATTGTGTCGAAAACTTCGGTCACAGAACCGTTACCCAGTTATGCGGATGACTTCTTCATCGCGACTATTGGCCAGCAAG TCGAAAAAAGCAACTACAACAACAAGAGCATTTCCATGTTTGATCCTGGACTTTTAGAGGAGATGCGGAAAAAGTGGATAGTAAATAGATACAACGCATCGTTGCCTTACAATCTCGATAACCCAGAAGTGATCGACCCATCGATGGGACAAGCAGCGAAAATCAATgaagttttcaaaaacatG ACAAATGGGTTTTTTATAGAATGCGGTGCTTACGACGGTGAGACCAGAAGCAACACTTTGTTCTTCGAAAGATACTTGAACTGGACTGGTATTCTCATCGAGGCTGATCCCATCAACTACCATAAACTGCAGCAGAAAAATAGAAAGGCATACTTATCCAACACTTGTCTTAGTACTAAAAAATATCCTATGCTG GGAACTTTTCTGATGGCTGATAACATCGGTCGGTTACATACGGAACTCGGTACTGATGAAGAAGGCTTGGAAAACACTCCAGACGTGGCCCATCACGGCGAGCATATCAAAATACAGTGCTTACCATTGGCATCTTACGTCGCAGCGCTCGACTTCAAACGAGTAGATTACTTCAGTTTGGATATCGAGGGACAAGAGTTAGAAGTTCTGGAAACGATTCCTTTTGACAAGATAGATATAAAG ACCCTTTCCGTCGAATACATTCACGGCGACAATAGTCTTGAGCTTATGTCGTCAATGATGGCAAAACGAGGGTACGATGTTATCGGCTTGGTAACGCACAAGAACAATCTTGCAAATGATTTAATATTTGCAAAAAAGGGGTTTAAAGAGTCGTTGCACTGA
- the LOC124213948 gene encoding eukaryotic translation initiation factor 4E type 3 has product MAALKCESTDVLSADLSKSPIFSDHTVETIKEHETSGIPLQTAWTFWLDKAISGTTAEEYKANLKKIYTVNTVQSFWAVFNHIPNAGDIQVRYSYHLMRDERYPLWEEPVNQHGGTWRLKCHKYDTADVWKEIVLAAIGEQFSDSVAEGDEICGVTVSIRDRDDLIQIWNANAALAPSATVLKKVHQLLPEVKFPAEFYKPHQSNHAYGRR; this is encoded by the exons ATGGCGGCGCTGAAGTGCGAGTCGACGGATGTCCTCAGTGCGGATTTGTCAAAATCGCCGATATTCTCGGACCACACCGTTGAGACAATAAAGGAACATGAGACTTCCGGAATACCGCTTCAAACCGCCTGGACATTCTGGCTGGACAA agCTATTTCAGGAACAACGGCAGAAGAATACAaggcaaatttgaaaaaaatttataccgtcAACACGGTACAAAGTTTTTGGGCGGTCTTCAACCACATACCAAATGCTGGTGATATTCAG GTAAGGTACAGCTATCATCTGATGAGGGATGAGAGATACCCGTTATGGGAAGAACCCGTTAACCAACACGGTGGAACATGGAGACTCAAATGTCACAAGTACGATACG GCCGATGTATGGAAGGAAATCGTTTTGGCAGCGATTGGAGAACAGTTTTCCGACAGTGTCGCCGAGGGTGACGAAATCTGCGGTGTCACAGTCTCGATCAGGGACAGAGATGATCTTATACAG aTATGGAATGCTAACGCCGCTCTGGCGCCTTCGGCCACCGTGCtgaaaaaagttcatcaaCTATTGCCGGAAGTCAAGTTCCCTGCCGAATTCTACAAAC CCCATCAATCCAATCACGCTTACGGCCGTCGCTGA